A single window of Paenibacillus sp. FSL H8-0537 DNA harbors:
- a CDS encoding acyl carrier protein has protein sequence MEDQNQLKWIILQMLVTSNSRTTDLLEVITMDRLRPIVASQSHVSGGKILRESFLITERDKRYVSQNIVLIDPAYVPSTLLEQIMSKKEGIGHVLRVSHTRDIRSMVQYGWRLTAEAVDLFDQPYRLRFQEHRRVPFKEYKMTFPPFQESGVHLIEYFNPDMIRMNTKSTQPFMDEEGDHDRMNRQQMFDEVMNMITRQMNIQMNQGEVDETMPLGDNGLELDSIQIIELAARIETQFGLTIADSELIQIGGYTVGQLIGTLHERVNAV, from the coding sequence TTGGAAGACCAAAATCAATTGAAGTGGATTATCTTGCAAATGCTTGTGACCTCAAACAGCCGTACTACGGATTTGCTCGAGGTTATAACGATGGATCGGCTGCGGCCTATTGTTGCGAGTCAATCTCATGTATCCGGAGGGAAGATCTTGCGCGAGTCGTTCCTGATTACGGAGAGGGATAAACGTTATGTATCGCAGAACATCGTTTTAATTGATCCGGCCTACGTTCCCTCTACGCTGCTGGAGCAGATTATGAGTAAGAAGGAGGGAATCGGTCATGTGCTCAGAGTAAGCCATACTCGTGATATTCGAAGTATGGTTCAGTATGGCTGGCGGCTTACAGCCGAGGCCGTGGATTTATTTGATCAACCATATCGCCTTCGATTTCAAGAGCATCGCCGGGTTCCATTCAAGGAATATAAGATGACTTTTCCTCCATTTCAGGAAAGCGGCGTGCATCTCATTGAATATTTTAATCCAGATATGATCCGAATGAATACCAAATCGACCCAGCCATTTATGGATGAGGAAGGGGACCACGATAGGATGAACAGACAACAAATGTTCGATGAAGTGATGAATATGATCACCAGGCAGATGAATATACAGATGAATCAAGGCGAGGTTGACGAGACAATGCCACTTGGGGACAACGGGCTTGAGCTGGACTCTATTCAAATTATCGAGCTTGCTGCCAGAATAGAGACGCAGTTCGGCTTGACTATAGCCGATAGCGAGCTCATTCAAATTGGCGGGTATACCGTCGGACAACTGATTGGCACTCTGCATGAGCGAGTCAATGCTGTATGA
- a CDS encoding MFS transporter — MVQRVKRFLSASDFFGNKFIRVILISSLFLQIGVWMRNFAILLFVMEMTNNDTVAVSLLYVAEFAPILIFSVIGGTFADRWKPKKTMIYCDLLSALSLLAILAALIAGSWKAIFFTTLLSAVLSQFSQPSGMKLFKQHVPEEHIQTGMAMYQTLISIFVVIGPVFGTFVYSAYGINVSLALVAIAFVLSAITLTLLPPDKQDKTGNKRDSFWLELRGGFTYVFQNPALRLLGIAYGLGGLAVGIIQPLGIFIVVDQLQLDKEYYQWFASTNVVATIAGGLLVVGISKLVPSQKILAIGNLFSAFSVIGMGFSTLLSLSLAMQFIRGFVLPFIQVGINSIVMKTTDEAYVGRVNGAFGPIFMGSMVLMTMVSGWLSTFLPLAFMYLCSGIAFIVSTVVISLMFRLKLQINPIADIASNNQQKTQSM, encoded by the coding sequence ATGGTGCAAAGAGTAAAACGATTTTTATCTGCGTCCGATTTTTTCGGCAACAAGTTTATTCGCGTCATTCTGATATCCAGTCTGTTTCTGCAAATTGGCGTCTGGATGCGTAACTTTGCCATTCTACTGTTCGTTATGGAAATGACGAATAACGATACCGTTGCCGTGTCACTGCTCTATGTGGCCGAATTTGCACCGATTCTCATCTTCTCTGTCATCGGCGGAACGTTTGCGGATCGTTGGAAACCTAAAAAAACCATGATTTACTGTGATTTGCTCAGTGCCCTATCGCTGCTGGCCATCCTGGCGGCCTTAATCGCAGGCTCATGGAAAGCAATATTCTTCACGACGCTGCTATCCGCGGTTCTATCGCAATTCTCGCAGCCCTCCGGAATGAAACTATTTAAGCAGCATGTGCCGGAGGAGCATATTCAGACAGGCATGGCGATGTACCAAACGTTGATTAGCATCTTTGTGGTCATAGGCCCGGTATTTGGAACTTTCGTTTATAGCGCATACGGCATTAACGTTTCCCTCGCATTAGTAGCCATCGCATTTGTTTTGTCGGCCATCACTTTAACCTTGCTGCCACCAGACAAGCAGGACAAAACCGGGAACAAAAGGGATTCCTTCTGGCTTGAATTACGCGGCGGCTTTACATATGTATTTCAAAATCCGGCACTTCGTTTGCTTGGCATCGCTTACGGCCTAGGAGGACTTGCGGTCGGTATCATTCAGCCGCTCGGCATTTTCATCGTCGTTGATCAGCTGCAATTGGATAAAGAATATTATCAGTGGTTTGCCAGTACCAATGTTGTAGCAACCATTGCTGGAGGTTTGCTCGTTGTAGGAATCTCGAAGCTTGTACCCTCTCAGAAAATTTTAGCCATCGGCAATCTCTTCAGCGCCTTCTCCGTGATCGGCATGGGATTTTCAACCCTTCTCTCCTTATCTCTGGCGATGCAGTTCATTCGCGGTTTTGTCCTCCCCTTCATACAAGTGGGAATTAACTCCATTGTCATGAAAACGACGGATGAAGCTTATGTCGGAAGAGTTAACGGAGCTTTTGGCCCGATCTTCATGGGCTCCATGGTACTCATGACCATGGTTTCCGGATGGCTTAGCACGTTCCTGCCATTAGCCTTCATGTACCTATGCTCAGGCATTGCGTTTATTGTCTCCACAGTTGTCATCTCTCTGATGTTTCGTTTGAAGCTTCAGATCAACCCAATTGCCGATATCGCTAGCAATAATCAACAAAAAACCCAATCCATGTAA